The DNA window CTGTACTGGTATGACAGTGCGCGGGCGGTGGAGCGCGCGGTGGTGGCGCGCAGCTTCGACCCGGACGCGGCATTCTTCTTCCCCATCGACGCCATCAACGGCCAGCTGTCGCGGCACGTTAGTGCCATCGCGGCGTTGCCGGTCTCCTTCGACGGCATCGTGGGCGGAAACATCACCGATCTGGTGGTCCGCCGGCATGTGGTGCCCTGGACGGCCGACTTCACACACACCCCTGGAAATGCAGACAACGCCACCTCGCGCACCGTGGAACGCATGGTGGCGGTGGATGTCCTGCGCACCGCCGGGCTTGAAAGGGAAATTGCCGCGCTACGCGCCGTCCCCATGCTGTCACCGTCGAACGCCGGTATTCTCGCCGTATTTGCCACCGAGCGAGCCATGATCGACGAGCCCCTCGTTGACCGGACCGTGGCGCTGGATATCCTCTACACGCTGGTGCGCGCGTGCGGCAGGTTCCGCGATGCAGATGTGGTCCGACTGGAGTCCAGCGTGGCTGAGGTGAAGTCGCTCGCGCGTGACCCGCACGCTTCCCACTCGCTCGAAACGGGCGACCGTGCGGTGCGAGACGTCTACACGGCGGTCTCGCAACTGCGCGATCACCTCGGTGAGAGCCGCTTCTGGAAGCCCGAGGATCGCGCCGCGTTCCCCGGCAGCGACGCCAACGCGGCGGCGGCCCGCCTCACTGAAGACGTTCTCCTCCTCGCCCGGCGCGCCGAGAACCAACTGTTCGAACTGCGCTTCGGAAGAATCGGCGCGGAAGTGACCACCGCGCTCTCCAGCAACACAACGGTGGAGGGCAACGACATTCTCATGCGCTGGCAGATCTCCTCCACCGGGCGCCCCATCGAGTTCAAGGCGATACAGGCCGGGGTGCTGGGCGAGGGACTGGCGCCGCTGGCAAACGCCGACCTCACCGTCCGCCCGGGCGGTGAACCGCTGCGCTTTTCCGCACGGCACCGCGTCCGACCCGGCCCGCGAAACCTGCGCACGGTAACCTTCATGATCACGCTGGAGAACACCGACGGTGGACGCGCACGGTATTATTCGGAGCGGTCCGTGTTCGTGCAGCCCCCGGTGAGCGTCGTCGCGCGCTTTCCCCGCGGGCGCATCATCACCGGCAAGTCGGTGCCGATCGAGGTGTCGCTCGCCCGCAACAGCCGCGCCTCGGAGAACACCCAGTACTTCTGGTTCAGCCCCAGCGGGTTGCGTCTCGCCCAGGGCAACCAGGGCTATATTCCGTTCTCGGCGTCGGACACCATGCGCACCACCTTGAACGTCGAGGTGCCGACACCATGTCGCCCCGGCGTCTTTCCGTTCACGCTCAAGTTCTTCTCCAGCGAACGCGACGCGGGAACCATCTCGGCCAGCCTCTTCAAGCCGTACCAGTGGACGGCGCTGGGTCCGTTTCCCGCCAAGGGCGGCCTGAATGGCAAGCTGCCGCCCGAGTCCGGCATCGGGCTGCTGCAGAGCTACGCGGGCACCGACGGGATGCTCAAATGGAAACCAGTGCCCGCTTCCGCATGCGGCCCCGGCGGCGAAGTCAGCGTCAACAGCATCATCAAGGGATCCGGCGTGTCATTCCTCTACACGGTGGTCGCATGCGAATACGAGACCGACATCGAGGCACGCCTGGTTGCCAACTGTCCGGCGACGCTGATCATCAACGGGCGGCGTTCGCTCACCGTGGGCACTTCCAGCGATACGTCTTCGGCGGTGGTTCACCTGGACGCGGATCGCAATCACATCTTGCTGAAGTTCGTGGGCGATGCGACATCGGTGGTGGAATTCACACTCGGCAGCAACGACAACCTTGCCGCCGACGAATTCAACAACGACCTCATGGTACTGGCCGAGGGTTACAGGGAGCTGGTGGCGCGTGAAAACGCCGGCGAGGGTGCCCAGTCGGAGACCCACCGCCTGGTGACATTCCGTATCGAAGAACCGGCCGCGTCATCGGTATCGCTGGTGGGCAGTTTCAACGGCTGGTCCCCGCAGAATCACAAGCTGCAGAAGCGGGACGGCAAGACGTGGGAGATCACGCTTTCGCTCGCACCGGGGCGCTACGCATACCGTTTCCTTGTCGATCAGAAGAAGCAAATCCTGGATCCGTCCACCAAGCTCACGGAACCGGACGGTTTCGGCGGGCAGAACTCCGTGGTCATCGTCAGCCGCTAGACAACCGGCTCGCGGGCCCTGTCGACGATTTCCCCGACTCTACTTCACCAGCAGCATCTTGCGTGTCTGCGAACGGCGATCCGCTGTAAGGCGGTACACGTAGACACCCGACGCCACCGGGCGGCCGGCATCGTCGGTACCGTCCCAGGCCATGGTGTGCGCGCCGGCGTCGAAGGTTCCCTGCGCGAGCCTGCGCA is part of the Candidatus Krumholzibacteriia bacterium genome and encodes:
- a CDS encoding isoamylase early set domain-containing protein, which codes for MRPLIAFRVMMAVLAYPSALAAQPAAEPRMSPAVASALEVQLAEVFRSQAQSGAYALPAMARELSSYPMLATMSWDAYQTTGNKARVSQAAYSIARYYTYLYSAEDRDGDRLIESRAPWGDEDARVEDPGLNALLAVDQQRLARINLELRRTMPALYWYDSARAVERAVVARSFDPDAAFFFPIDAINGQLSRHVSAIAALPVSFDGIVGGNITDLVVRRHVVPWTADFTHTPGNADNATSRTVERMVAVDVLRTAGLEREIAALRAVPMLSPSNAGILAVFATERAMIDEPLVDRTVALDILYTLVRACGRFRDADVVRLESSVAEVKSLARDPHASHSLETGDRAVRDVYTAVSQLRDHLGESRFWKPEDRAAFPGSDANAAAARLTEDVLLLARRAENQLFELRFGRIGAEVTTALSSNTTVEGNDILMRWQISSTGRPIEFKAIQAGVLGEGLAPLANADLTVRPGGEPLRFSARHRVRPGPRNLRTVTFMITLENTDGGRARYYSERSVFVQPPVSVVARFPRGRIITGKSVPIEVSLARNSRASENTQYFWFSPSGLRLAQGNQGYIPFSASDTMRTTLNVEVPTPCRPGVFPFTLKFFSSERDAGTISASLFKPYQWTALGPFPAKGGLNGKLPPESGIGLLQSYAGTDGMLKWKPVPASACGPGGEVSVNSIIKGSGVSFLYTVVACEYETDIEARLVANCPATLIINGRRSLTVGTSSDTSSAVVHLDADRNHILLKFVGDATSVVEFTLGSNDNLAADEFNNDLMVLAEGYRELVARENAGEGAQSETHRLVTFRIEEPAASSVSLVGSFNGWSPQNHKLQKRDGKTWEITLSLAPGRYAYRFLVDQKKQILDPSTKLTEPDGFGGQNSVVIVSR